The Bacteroidia bacterium genomic interval TTGGAACAGAATAGATAATTTGCAACAAACAAGGGGATTGCTTCGCTTCCCTCGCACAGACATCATTAATGTGGGCCCATACCAAGCTGTCATTGCGAGCCCTGACTCAGGGCGAAGCAATCTCCTTGACCATAAAAGACCTATCTATATTTTGAGACATAGTCACAAAAAAAGGCCCGGATACATATCCGGGCCTTTTTTTATATAAGCTGTTGTTCTATTAGTCAGGACTTCCTACGCGGATCATAGCGCAACGGAAACCGATAGTCGCACTAGAAGAATCAGCATTGAAGAATCTTCTGGCACCTGGAGAGAGATAGTATGCAATATCATACCATGATCCTCCACGATAAACTTTTACGTTATCAAATCCATCGTTTCCTTCTGGAGCATTTGGATCCGGGTTAAAAAGCAGAGACTCTTTTGGCTTGTAGGAAATATCATCCAACCAGTCATCAGGACGAATCTCAGTTTTACCTTTTCTACGATATGGGTTGAAGTCATCAACGTCTTCATAAGCAAGCAGACGGTAGTTGTCCTGCGTCCACTCAGCAACGTTTCCAGACATATTGTACAGACCAAAGTCATTAGCAGCAAACTCTCTTACAGGAGCGGTAATCATATACCCATCTGTAAAGTGTTTGCCATCTCCGCCTCTCCAACCTGCATAGTCACCACGACCACGCTTGAAGTTTGCACGGAAGTTTCCTTTTCTGTCTCTCAGAGACTTTCCTTCCCAGGAGTAGATTTCACTTTCCTGAAGACCACGAGCTGCATATTCCCACTCAGCCTCGGTAGGGAGACGGTAAGAAGGATATAGTACACCTTGCTCATCTTTTTCCTGGATAGCTTCGTTTACTCTTTCAGTTCTCCACTTACAGTACTCATTAGCCTGGTGCCAGTTTACACCAACTACAGGATATGTATAGAATGCCGGGTGAGAGAAATAAGTTTCAGCATAAGGGTCATTGAAAGCGAGGTCTCTGCGCCAAACATTGGTGTCTGGATACAGTTCCGCAACCTTACTTTCACCACCTTCATTTTTTCCTACCCACTCAAGGAATTCCTTCCAATCTACATTCGCTACTTCTGTTTCATCCATATAAAAGCTCTGAACAGTCACTTGCCGCTTGCGATTGTCCATTTTATATTCGATGTCTTTTTCGCCACCTCCCATGATGAAGGTTCCTCCAGGGATCAGCTGAAGTCCAGGTGCTGGATTTCCTTTCTTCCACTTTTTGGGTTGAAAAGTTTCCTCACTGTACTTGATTCCAGTTTTACTACTTACGGTTCCTACTTTATTGATCTTGTCCTTGTGATTGGCACATCCAACCATCATTGCACACATCAATAGAGCAGAAAATGTGTAGGTGATATTTCTCTTGTTCATATTAATGAAAGTGATTAACAGCTTAATAAAAAATTGAGGTAGAGATTTCAAATCATATAAGTATAACGTCTATAAGGCGCAAAGATACATAATTTCTTGTCAGCTTTGCTAGAACTTGGGACAAGGTAAACTTCTATGTTTGCGTCTTCTTCTTGAGGGTGGTTGTTCAAACTCCATTACCAGAGATACTTCATGGGAGCCGCCCGAAATACCCTGAGTAAGTTGAGAAGTTGTATAGTCAAATGAATAACCAAAACTCAATGGTCCTTGTCTTAGTCCAATCAATCCGATCACTGCATCCTGATGTCTGTACCAAACTCCAAATACCATGGGTTCAACATTGACATAAAGGCCTGCATCAATCTGATTGAATTCTCCCTGCATTTTATAAAGGAAAGCAGGCGTAACA includes:
- a CDS encoding SUMF1/EgtB/PvdO family nonheme iron enzyme, producing MNKRNITYTFSALLMCAMMVGCANHKDKINKVGTVSSKTGIKYSEETFQPKKWKKGNPAPGLQLIPGGTFIMGGGEKDIEYKMDNRKRQVTVQSFYMDETEVANVDWKEFLEWVGKNEGGESKVAELYPDTNVWRRDLAFNDPYAETYFSHPAFYTYPVVGVNWHQANEYCKWRTERVNEAIQEKDEQGVLYPSYRLPTEAEWEYAARGLQESEIYSWEGKSLRDRKGNFRANFKRGRGDYAGWRGGDGKHFTDGYMITAPVREFAANDFGLYNMSGNVAEWTQDNYRLLAYEDVDDFNPYRRKGKTEIRPDDWLDDISYKPKESLLFNPDPNAPEGNDGFDNVKVYRGGSWYDIAYYLSPGARRFFNADSSSATIGFRCAMIRVGSPD